From a region of the Rhodococcus opacus B4 genome:
- a CDS encoding AMP-binding protein translates to MSSSSFHLERFGVRFVRVLGRFGDSLALITPGETVTYRELAERVERKASRLGGTRRLVLVAGSNEVDLVVTYLSALFAGHPVLLAPGDNPDSLEALIAAYRPDVVVRSADGRTVVEELRECSVHLLHPDLALLLSTSGSTGSPKLVRLSHRNVQANAESIAEYLDIRDTDRAVTTLPMHYCYGLSVIHSHLLRGAALILTTHSVTDPGFWDLFKAHRGTSFAGVPYTFDLLDRIGFDELDLPDLRYITQAGGRLAPDRVRAYADLGRRRGWELFVMYGQTEATARMAYLPPELAATHPQSIGRPIPGGSFRLEPVADAPDGAGELIYAGPNVMLGYAHTPDDLRLGDTLGGELRTGDLARQTGDALYEVVGRRSRFAKVFGLRIDLQHVESALAQHGLTACCAGGTDELIVAVQHCGDVDTVRHATARASGLPVAAIRVFPVDELPRTSTGKPDLRAVAELAHASEPPMATQSTTGPDTGAVRALYAEILHCTHVTDDSTFVSLGGDSLSYVRMSLRLEEMLGHLPENWHTTPVGDFAPAPRRRRWRRMETNVLLRAVAIVLIAGSHIHLFTLLGGAHVLLGVAGYNFARFHLGTAERTERVRHTLGSVARIAVPSMVWIGSVIALTGDYRITSAFLLNGIFGPDGWSAEWRYWFVEAIVYIVLVLAAVLYIPLVDRIERRHPFWFAMGFVAIGLLTRYGLVDVDDSRNRILTASVVFWLFALGWAAAKSTTIWQRLWVTAVVVATVPGFFFGETRREIIVVGGLCLLVWLKSVPCPMVLSRVAGVLASASLYIYLTHFQVYLPLRDDHPWLALALSIVVGILYWRAVTFVLGLCRRPGVVRSESDRNRIASLLVRTCASRQRDKRPPIDGRIDHRHVRSDVG, encoded by the coding sequence GTGTCCAGCTCGTCCTTCCATCTAGAGCGCTTCGGTGTGCGTTTCGTGCGCGTGTTGGGAAGATTCGGTGACTCTCTGGCGCTGATTACTCCGGGCGAGACGGTCACCTACCGTGAACTGGCAGAACGCGTCGAGCGGAAGGCCTCACGGCTCGGCGGGACCCGTCGTCTGGTGCTGGTCGCCGGCAGCAACGAGGTTGATCTGGTCGTCACCTATCTCTCGGCCCTGTTCGCCGGGCATCCGGTGCTGCTGGCACCGGGCGACAATCCCGACAGCCTCGAGGCCCTGATCGCCGCGTACCGACCCGACGTGGTGGTGCGCAGCGCCGACGGGCGCACGGTGGTCGAGGAGCTCCGTGAGTGCTCCGTGCACCTGCTGCACCCCGACCTCGCGCTGCTGCTGAGCACCTCCGGATCAACCGGATCACCGAAACTCGTCCGCCTCTCGCACCGCAACGTGCAGGCCAATGCCGAGTCGATCGCGGAATACCTCGACATCCGCGACACCGACCGTGCTGTGACTACGCTGCCCATGCACTACTGCTACGGGTTATCAGTCATCCACAGCCACCTGCTCCGCGGCGCCGCCCTGATCCTCACGACCCACTCGGTCACCGACCCCGGGTTCTGGGACCTCTTCAAGGCCCACCGCGGCACCAGCTTCGCGGGTGTGCCCTACACCTTCGATCTCCTCGACCGGATCGGGTTCGACGAACTGGATCTGCCCGACCTGCGATACATCACGCAGGCCGGCGGACGGCTCGCACCGGACCGGGTGCGGGCCTACGCGGATCTGGGTCGACGGCGGGGCTGGGAGTTGTTCGTCATGTACGGGCAGACCGAGGCGACCGCCCGGATGGCGTACCTACCACCGGAACTCGCCGCCACCCACCCGCAGTCGATCGGCCGGCCGATTCCCGGCGGATCCTTCCGGCTCGAACCGGTCGCCGACGCCCCGGACGGTGCCGGCGAGCTGATCTACGCGGGGCCGAACGTGATGCTCGGCTACGCCCACACCCCCGACGACCTCCGCCTCGGTGACACCCTCGGCGGCGAACTCCGGACCGGTGACCTCGCCCGGCAGACGGGTGACGCGTTGTACGAGGTGGTCGGTCGCCGCAGCCGATTCGCCAAGGTCTTCGGACTGCGGATCGACCTGCAGCACGTCGAGTCGGCCCTCGCGCAGCACGGGCTGACGGCCTGCTGCGCGGGCGGCACGGACGAACTGATCGTGGCCGTCCAGCACTGCGGCGATGTGGACACGGTCCGGCACGCGACCGCCCGGGCCTCGGGTCTTCCCGTCGCGGCCATCCGGGTGTTCCCCGTCGACGAGCTTCCGCGGACCTCGACGGGAAAACCCGACCTCCGCGCCGTCGCCGAGCTGGCACACGCGTCCGAACCCCCGATGGCCACGCAATCGACCACAGGCCCCGACACCGGCGCCGTAAGGGCGCTGTATGCCGAGATCCTCCACTGCACGCACGTCACCGACGACAGCACCTTCGTGAGCCTGGGCGGCGACTCCCTGTCCTACGTGCGGATGTCCCTGCGACTCGAGGAGATGCTCGGCCACCTCCCCGAGAACTGGCACACCACGCCTGTCGGGGACTTCGCACCGGCTCCGCGGCGACGCCGGTGGCGGAGGATGGAAACCAACGTGCTGCTCCGCGCGGTCGCGATCGTGCTGATCGCGGGCTCGCACATTCACCTGTTCACGCTGCTCGGCGGAGCGCACGTGCTCCTCGGGGTCGCCGGCTACAACTTCGCCCGGTTCCACCTCGGCACCGCCGAACGGACCGAACGCGTCCGCCACACCCTCGGGAGCGTCGCCCGGATCGCCGTTCCCAGCATGGTGTGGATCGGATCCGTCATCGCCCTCACCGGGGACTACCGCATCACCAGTGCGTTCCTGCTCAACGGAATCTTCGGTCCGGACGGGTGGTCCGCCGAGTGGAGATACTGGTTCGTCGAGGCGATCGTGTACATCGTGCTCGTCCTCGCCGCGGTGCTCTACATACCGCTCGTCGACCGCATCGAGCGCAGGCACCCGTTCTGGTTCGCGATGGGGTTCGTGGCTATCGGCCTGCTCACCCGGTACGGACTGGTCGATGTCGACGACAGCCGGAATCGCATCCTGACCGCGTCGGTGGTCTTCTGGTTGTTCGCTCTCGGCTGGGCCGCCGCCAAGTCGACGACCATCTGGCAGCGACTCTGGGTCACCGCGGTGGTCGTGGCCACGGTTCCCGGGTTCTTCTTCGGCGAGACTCGACGGGAAATCATCGTCGTCGGTGGGCTCTGCCTGCTGGTGTGGCTCAAATCCGTTCCCTGCCCCATGGTGCTGAGCCGAGTGGCAGGGGTGTTGGCGAGTGCGTCCCTCTACATCTACCTGACACATTTCCAGGTGTATCTGCCGCTGCGCGACGACCATCCCTGGTTGGCGCTGGCGCTATCGATTGTGGTCGGCATCCTCTACTGGCGGGCGGTGACATTCGTACTCGGCCTGTGCCGACGGCCCGGCGTCGTGCGTTCGGAATCTGATCGGAACCGGATCGCATCGTTATTGGTTCGAACCTGCGCGTCACGGCAACGAGACAAGCGCCCACCGATCGACGGGCGCATTGATCACAGGCATGTCAGGAGCGACGTTGGGTGA
- a CDS encoding M56 family metallopeptidase: protein MTLAAVLLVGAVLVAVLAPPVLETMPFSGIRPNVVLAFWLASMASVLFFAGSAVVVLAWPDHAPAEGVIETIVRCFSAVSHTAAPWIGASLVAAGLMVGAGVVARAVFFARQQSVSRSHMQDFHRDVVAIVARTEQGHDDVMWLDHPLPMAYSVSGRPGFVVATEGLSSSLSGVERDAVLAHERAHLSGHHHLIVGVADLLARVLPMVPLFARSPRAIKTVIELAADEQAARVTSAAVVSSALSVVADAALPTPAFTLGLGNDMNLRLWRLRRAPHTRFSRLACCAAAAVTVTVPAVVALTVVSVTTMTACILLT, encoded by the coding sequence GTGACCCTCGCGGCCGTGCTGCTGGTCGGCGCTGTCCTCGTGGCGGTCCTGGCCCCACCCGTGCTCGAAACCATGCCGTTCTCGGGGATCCGGCCCAACGTGGTGCTGGCGTTCTGGCTGGCGAGTATGGCCAGTGTGCTGTTCTTCGCGGGCTCGGCGGTGGTCGTCCTCGCCTGGCCGGACCACGCTCCGGCCGAGGGGGTGATCGAGACGATCGTGCGGTGCTTCTCCGCCGTTTCGCACACCGCTGCCCCCTGGATCGGGGCATCGTTGGTCGCCGCGGGCCTGATGGTCGGTGCGGGTGTGGTCGCCCGGGCCGTCTTCTTCGCCCGGCAGCAGTCCGTCTCCCGGTCCCACATGCAGGACTTTCACCGTGATGTGGTCGCGATCGTCGCCCGCACCGAACAGGGCCATGACGACGTGATGTGGCTCGATCATCCACTGCCGATGGCCTATTCGGTTTCCGGGCGTCCCGGTTTCGTGGTGGCGACCGAGGGGCTGTCGTCGAGCCTGAGCGGTGTCGAACGCGACGCCGTTCTCGCCCACGAACGTGCCCATTTGAGCGGGCACCATCACCTGATCGTCGGTGTCGCCGACCTGCTGGCCCGGGTTCTGCCGATGGTGCCGCTCTTCGCCCGGTCTCCGCGGGCGATCAAGACCGTGATCGAGCTGGCCGCCGACGAGCAGGCTGCCCGGGTCACCAGCGCGGCCGTGGTCAGCTCGGCGCTGTCCGTCGTGGCCGATGCCGCCCTGCCGACCCCGGCGTTCACGCTCGGGCTGGGCAACGACATGAACCTGCGCCTGTGGCGGCTGCGGCGGGCGCCGCACACCCGATTCTCCCGGCTGGCGTGCTGCGCGGCGGCCGCCGTGACGGTCACCGTGCCCGCGGTTGTCGCATTGACGGTCGTGTCGGTGACGACCATGACTGCGTGCATCCTGCTGACCTGA
- a CDS encoding Rv2732c family membrane protein codes for MSDPDDTDHTPAERQPAEDPPAQRTSSSSAQTPGEPGPADDRSAADTARRAEHDAAAAERKIASAIDPGVRAMAVAVGVLVLLFSFTLAHTGTANGWEVLVSADDAGAEAVALPSRVFLTLAVVFGAVMSMLALITRLWVLAWLALAGCALASVFGMLAVWSRQTVSPNLAVAGVGPGLLLGWATVIVLTFHWLKVVWGRTVAQMDAEHERRRRAADAEQYGDGNTGPGGFTPKLK; via the coding sequence ATGAGCGACCCCGACGACACTGACCACACCCCCGCGGAGCGGCAACCCGCGGAAGACCCACCGGCGCAGCGCACCTCGTCCTCCTCCGCGCAGACCCCGGGCGAACCCGGTCCGGCCGACGACCGGTCCGCTGCCGACACAGCCCGCCGAGCCGAGCACGATGCGGCCGCCGCGGAACGCAAGATTGCCTCGGCGATCGATCCCGGGGTGCGCGCGATGGCCGTCGCGGTCGGGGTGCTGGTGCTGTTGTTCTCCTTCACCCTCGCGCACACCGGCACCGCGAACGGCTGGGAGGTGCTGGTCAGCGCCGACGACGCCGGGGCCGAAGCCGTGGCCCTCCCGTCCCGCGTCTTCCTCACCCTCGCCGTGGTCTTCGGCGCGGTGATGTCCATGCTCGCCCTGATCACCCGCCTGTGGGTGCTGGCGTGGCTGGCGTTGGCCGGCTGCGCGTTGGCGAGCGTGTTCGGCATGCTCGCGGTGTGGTCCCGTCAGACCGTCTCACCCAATCTTGCGGTCGCCGGCGTCGGTCCCGGCCTGCTCCTGGGCTGGGCGACGGTGATCGTGCTGACGTTCCACTGGCTCAAGGTGGTGTGGGGACGCACCGTCGCCCAGATGGACGCCGAGCACGAACGACGCCGCCGGGCCGCCGACGCCGAGCAGTACGGCGACGGCAACACCGGCCCCGGCGGATTCACACCGAAACTGAAATGA
- a CDS encoding M23 family metallopeptidase, whose amino-acid sequence MARHRKPEPDLDVCWDHENITTAAVGAVTSAPAVDPHPAAGEGQAETGEWAAVPAAAPHAPRHRRGGAHRQPTPARPGGRAMVLSMATGALLAAGTSTAHAAPADPTPQASEVAPQPAPDPIAAALAAVPQVLQIPETAELSKFTDQLAKAREREAERLAREAADRAARTPQATPGSGGGFLRPPGTSIAPVSGTLTSNYGARWGTTHYGLDIANDIGTPIVSVTDGTVLEAGPASGFGMWVRILQDDGTVGVFGHINEALVTAGQKVRAGQQIATVGNRGQSTGPHLHYEVWQADGMKTDPMAWLRARGINMTSSD is encoded by the coding sequence TTGGCACGTCACCGCAAGCCCGAACCCGATCTCGACGTGTGCTGGGATCACGAGAACATCACGACGGCCGCCGTGGGTGCGGTGACTTCTGCCCCCGCGGTCGACCCGCACCCGGCCGCCGGCGAGGGACAGGCCGAGACGGGGGAGTGGGCGGCCGTTCCGGCCGCCGCGCCGCACGCTCCGCGGCACCGCCGCGGCGGTGCGCATCGGCAACCCACGCCGGCCCGGCCCGGCGGGCGGGCGATGGTGCTGTCTATGGCCACCGGGGCGCTGCTCGCCGCCGGAACCTCGACCGCGCACGCCGCACCGGCCGACCCGACCCCGCAGGCCTCGGAGGTGGCCCCGCAACCCGCACCCGATCCGATAGCCGCGGCCCTCGCCGCGGTGCCGCAGGTGCTGCAGATCCCCGAGACTGCGGAGCTGTCGAAGTTCACAGATCAGCTGGCGAAGGCACGGGAGCGGGAGGCCGAACGCCTCGCCCGCGAGGCAGCCGACCGGGCCGCCCGGACTCCCCAGGCCACCCCGGGGAGCGGCGGAGGGTTCCTCCGACCGCCGGGAACCTCCATCGCACCGGTCAGTGGAACCCTCACCTCGAACTACGGGGCGCGCTGGGGCACCACCCACTACGGGCTCGATATCGCCAACGACATCGGCACCCCGATCGTGTCGGTCACCGACGGCACCGTGCTCGAGGCCGGACCCGCCTCCGGGTTCGGCATGTGGGTGCGGATCCTGCAGGACGACGGCACCGTCGGCGTCTTCGGGCACATCAACGAAGCCCTGGTCACGGCGGGGCAGAAGGTCCGGGCGGGTCAGCAGATCGCCACCGTGGGCAATCGTGGGCAGTCGACGGGCCCGCATCTGCATTACGAGGTCTGGCAGGCCGACGGAATGAAGACCGATCCGATGGCGTGGCTGCGGGCGCGGGGCATCAACATGACATCATCCGACTGA
- a CDS encoding BlaI/MecI/CopY family transcriptional regulator, with protein MKGLGGLEAEVMDILWSSAEPLSVHDLLDTLSERKQLAYTTILTVVTHLHEKGWVEREKRSRAYFYFPVRSREEATSQALRELLDSSNDSAAVLLHFAGTVSETEQEALRRGLRKGRKK; from the coding sequence ATGAAGGGACTCGGTGGCCTCGAAGCCGAGGTGATGGACATCCTGTGGTCCTCGGCCGAGCCGTTGTCGGTGCACGATCTGCTCGACACGCTCAGCGAGCGCAAACAGTTGGCGTACACCACGATTCTCACGGTCGTGACCCATCTGCACGAGAAGGGCTGGGTGGAGCGGGAGAAGCGCAGCCGCGCCTACTTCTATTTCCCGGTGCGCTCCCGCGAGGAAGCGACGTCGCAGGCACTGCGGGAATTGCTCGACAGCAGCAACGATTCCGCGGCGGTTCTGCTGCACTTCGCGGGCACGGTCTCCGAGACCGAGCAGGAAGCGTTGCGGCGGGGGCTGCGGAAGGGCCGCAAGAAGTGA
- a CDS encoding ZIP family metal transporter, with protein MGTSVERKRTWISAVGAALLIGAALLLLAMVGGRTLPERAGPPIEQLAVEHTELVPGSIEVTVRNTGPDPVQVAQVFVNDSYVDLTGGEQPIGHLDSEVLRLDYPWQDGQPYLLSFLTSTGLVIEHEIPAAVTTPQADAGFFALMALIGTYVGIIPVVLGMLFLPVLRRIGPGGIRVLLGLTVGLLAFLAVDATLEGVELSERGGGAFGGPALLVLGAVLAFLGLTALDRYLGSRRAVSDTRGSSGIRLAFMIALGIGLHNLGEGLAIGAAYAVGELALGATLVVGFTIQNTTEGLAVVTPLTQRRPPVLHLLGLGLLAGTPAIVGALIGASVNNAELSALLLGIGVGAIAQVILQIAPALRDRAGRVLSPGTIGGITAGLLTMYVTGLLVVA; from the coding sequence ATGGGCACCTCGGTCGAGCGCAAACGGACCTGGATCTCCGCGGTCGGTGCGGCCCTGCTCATCGGTGCCGCCCTTCTCCTGCTCGCCATGGTCGGTGGCCGGACCCTGCCCGAGCGGGCCGGGCCGCCGATCGAGCAGCTCGCGGTGGAACACACCGAACTGGTCCCGGGCTCCATCGAGGTCACCGTCCGCAACACCGGACCCGATCCGGTCCAGGTCGCGCAGGTGTTCGTCAACGACTCCTACGTGGATCTGACCGGTGGGGAGCAGCCGATCGGGCACCTGGACTCGGAGGTCCTGCGGCTCGACTACCCGTGGCAGGACGGGCAGCCGTATCTGCTCTCGTTCCTGACCTCGACCGGCCTGGTGATCGAACACGAGATCCCGGCTGCGGTGACCACCCCGCAGGCCGATGCCGGGTTCTTCGCACTGATGGCGTTGATCGGGACCTACGTCGGAATCATCCCCGTCGTGCTGGGAATGCTGTTCCTGCCGGTCCTGCGCAGGATCGGACCCGGTGGGATACGTGTCCTGCTGGGGCTCACGGTCGGGTTGCTGGCATTCCTCGCAGTCGACGCCACCCTCGAGGGGGTCGAACTCTCCGAACGCGGTGGCGGCGCCTTCGGCGGCCCCGCCCTCCTGGTCCTCGGTGCGGTACTCGCGTTCCTCGGGTTGACCGCACTGGACCGCTATCTCGGGTCCCGCCGCGCCGTCAGCGACACGCGGGGATCGAGCGGGATCCGTCTGGCGTTCATGATCGCCCTCGGGATCGGACTGCACAATCTCGGTGAGGGGTTGGCGATCGGCGCCGCCTACGCTGTCGGCGAGCTCGCCCTGGGGGCGACCCTGGTGGTGGGATTCACCATCCAGAACACCACCGAGGGGCTGGCGGTCGTGACCCCGCTGACCCAACGGCGCCCGCCAGTGCTGCACCTCCTCGGTCTGGGGCTACTCGCCGGGACACCGGCCATTGTCGGTGCGCTCATCGGCGCCAGCGTGAACAACGCCGAGCTGTCGGCGTTGCTCCTGGGCATCGGTGTCGGGGCGATCGCGCAGGTCATCCTCCAGATCGCCCCCGCCCTGCGCGACCGTGCGGGACGAGTACTCAGCCCCGGCACCATCGGCGGGATCACCGCCGGGCTGCTCACGATGTATGTCACCGGACTCCTCGTGGTCGCCTGA
- a CDS encoding MMPL family transporter produces the protein MRIHASSVEGFAPAPGQGERRPVIYAWGVAVARRRRLVLGAWVALLVLCAAAYPMLESRLGTPDFSVEESESAEVDRLLTEHFPQIGVEQDVIVFQSRTRTADDPEFRAAVTRTVAVAQQMSGVRSVLGPYAGDGAQISVDRRVAIAVVGLDGDMARRAVVARELQEAIAATGTADIDAALTGYSPVQNDVTEIQNADVQRAETIGIPVALALLVLALGALVAAIVPICVAVAGLLVAVGSMFAMTTVTAFDPLVVSMATMIGIGIGIDYAMFIVSRFREELTRAGVTGRDGRALIADAVGRSLMTAGRTIIASGLIVMISLCSLIVMAAPVFRGIALAVATAVVSTLIVSLTLLPALLATLGPAVGRGALPKWMRPAEAAPVDPGKPGRWARWAYAMMARPVLFGSLAVGVLVFAAIPLFGIRYGLDMGTSALDTAPSGRAAAALTANFPAGSLSPLEMIATGPGDTPLTAQDITRVDQLVDRIARDGRVDAVLPAQESQGRLLISAIPGVPFDSMAAGELVRDLRAEAAEVARGGGPVVLIGGSTAEFIDISDEMTAKLPLVITLVLGSSLVFLLAAFRSLVLPVKAIVMNLLATGAALGITVAVFQWGIGESLLDFTSTGFLQVYLPTVVFVILFGLSMDYEVFLIGRMREYWDSSHDNQYAVAAGITHTARPITAAAAIMVVVFGSFVTAEVLELKQLGLALAVAVAIDAVIVRLVLVPALMRLFGARNWWFPRTRHRRGGRVRPDLRLEESAASEPRPSSSPR, from the coding sequence ATGCGCATACATGCATCATCTGTGGAGGGGTTCGCCCCGGCTCCGGGACAGGGCGAACGCCGCCCGGTGATCTATGCGTGGGGGGTCGCGGTGGCGCGGCGGCGGCGACTGGTGCTCGGGGCGTGGGTTGCGCTGCTCGTGCTCTGCGCGGCCGCCTACCCGATGCTCGAGTCCCGGCTCGGCACACCGGACTTCAGTGTGGAGGAGTCCGAGTCGGCCGAAGTGGACCGGTTGCTCACCGAACATTTCCCGCAGATCGGGGTGGAGCAGGACGTCATCGTCTTCCAATCCCGAACCCGGACCGCCGACGATCCGGAGTTCAGGGCGGCGGTCACCCGTACCGTCGCAGTGGCACAGCAGATGTCGGGGGTGCGCAGTGTCCTCGGCCCGTATGCCGGAGACGGGGCGCAGATCTCGGTGGATCGGCGGGTGGCGATCGCCGTGGTCGGGTTGGACGGGGACATGGCCCGGCGGGCGGTGGTGGCCAGGGAACTGCAGGAGGCGATTGCGGCCACCGGCACCGCAGACATCGACGCGGCGCTCACCGGCTACTCACCGGTCCAGAACGATGTGACCGAGATCCAGAACGCCGACGTGCAACGCGCCGAGACGATCGGAATTCCCGTGGCGCTGGCACTTCTCGTGCTGGCGCTCGGCGCCCTCGTGGCTGCGATCGTCCCGATCTGCGTCGCCGTGGCCGGGTTGCTGGTCGCGGTCGGGAGCATGTTCGCGATGACGACGGTCACCGCGTTCGATCCGCTGGTCGTCTCGATGGCGACGATGATCGGGATCGGCATCGGGATCGACTACGCCATGTTCATCGTCAGCCGCTTCCGCGAGGAGCTGACCCGGGCCGGGGTGACCGGCCGGGACGGCCGGGCACTGATCGCCGATGCCGTCGGACGGTCCCTGATGACCGCCGGAAGGACGATCATCGCCTCGGGACTGATCGTGATGATCTCGCTGTGTTCGCTGATCGTGATGGCGGCTCCGGTCTTTCGAGGGATCGCCCTCGCGGTCGCGACCGCCGTGGTCAGCACGCTGATCGTCAGCCTGACGCTGCTGCCGGCGCTGCTGGCCACACTCGGTCCGGCGGTAGGCCGCGGCGCACTGCCGAAGTGGATGCGGCCGGCCGAGGCCGCCCCCGTCGATCCGGGAAAGCCGGGCCGGTGGGCACGGTGGGCGTACGCGATGATGGCCCGTCCCGTGCTGTTCGGATCTCTGGCCGTCGGTGTCCTGGTTTTCGCCGCGATACCGCTGTTCGGGATCCGGTACGGCCTGGACATGGGGACCTCCGCCCTCGATACCGCACCCTCGGGCCGCGCGGCGGCGGCATTGACCGCGAATTTCCCGGCGGGCTCGCTGTCCCCGCTCGAGATGATCGCCACCGGCCCCGGCGATACCCCGTTGACCGCGCAGGACATCACCCGAGTCGATCAGCTCGTCGACCGCATCGCCCGCGACGGCCGCGTCGATGCGGTCCTGCCCGCCCAGGAAAGCCAGGGGCGGCTGCTCATCTCGGCCATCCCCGGGGTGCCGTTCGATTCCATGGCCGCCGGCGAACTGGTGCGCGACCTCCGCGCGGAAGCGGCCGAGGTAGCGCGCGGCGGCGGACCGGTGGTGCTGATCGGGGGCAGCACCGCCGAATTCATCGACATCTCCGACGAAATGACCGCCAAACTTCCGCTGGTCATCACCTTGGTCCTGGGCTCGTCGCTGGTTTTTCTGCTGGCGGCGTTTCGTAGCCTGGTACTGCCGGTGAAGGCGATCGTGATGAACCTCCTGGCCACCGGGGCGGCCCTGGGGATTACCGTGGCCGTCTTCCAATGGGGCATCGGCGAGTCGCTGCTCGACTTCACCAGCACCGGCTTCCTGCAGGTCTATCTGCCCACGGTCGTGTTCGTCATCCTGTTCGGGCTGTCGATGGACTACGAGGTCTTCCTGATCGGCCGGATGCGGGAGTACTGGGATTCGAGCCACGACAATCAGTACGCGGTCGCCGCCGGCATCACGCACACCGCCCGCCCGATCACCGCCGCGGCCGCCATCATGGTGGTGGTGTTCGGGAGCTTCGTCACGGCGGAGGTGTTGGAGCTCAAGCAGCTCGGTCTCGCACTCGCGGTGGCGGTGGCCATCGACGCGGTCATCGTCCGGTTGGTTCTGGTTCCCGCGCTGATGCGGCTGTTCGGCGCGCGGAATTGGTGGTTTCCCCGCACCCGGCACCGTCGCGGTGGCCGTGTCCGGCCGGACCTTCGGCTCGAGGAGAGCGCGGCATCCGAACCGCGCCCATCATCGTCGCCGAGATAG
- the ctaD gene encoding aa3-type cytochrome oxidase subunit I — translation MTAIAPPPVATRAYPARTAPKGSFVYKMITTTDPKVLGIMYLVTSFAFFLIGGLMALIMRSELAVPGMQFLSNEQYNQLFTMHGTIMLLLYATPVVFGFANYILPLQIGAPDVAFPRLNAFSYWLYLFGAIIATAGFITPGGAADFGWTAYAPLSSAVSSPGIGADLWIVGLLVSGLGTILGGVNMITTVVCLRAPGMTMFRMPIFTWNIFITSILILLAFPLLTAALLALLADRQLGAHIFDPASGGVMLWQHLFWFFGHPEVYIIALPFFGIVSEIFPVFSRKPIFGYTGLIYATLAIAALSIAVWAHHMYATGAVLLPYFSFMTFLIAVPTGVKIFNWIGTIWKGHLTFESPMLFSIGFLVTFLFGGLSGVLLASPPIDFQVTDSYFVVAHFHYVVFGTVVFATYAGIYFWFPKMTGRMMDERLGKWHFWTTFIGFHGTFLVQHWLGNEGMPRRYADYLPSDGFTFLNSFSTIFAFVLGASTLPFVWNVFKSYRYGEVVTVDDPWGFGNSLEWATSCPPPRHNFTELPRIRSERPAFELHYPHMIARMHAEAHVGPGHGGKHASAVLEQERHAPLTDDATGGVRGDQAR, via the coding sequence ATGACCGCCATCGCACCCCCACCGGTCGCCACCCGGGCGTATCCCGCCCGCACGGCGCCCAAGGGGTCGTTTGTCTACAAGATGATCACCACGACCGATCCCAAGGTCCTCGGGATCATGTACCTGGTGACCTCGTTCGCGTTCTTCCTGATCGGCGGCCTCATGGCCCTGATCATGCGCAGCGAGCTCGCGGTGCCGGGCATGCAGTTCCTGTCGAACGAGCAGTACAACCAGCTGTTCACCATGCACGGCACGATCATGCTGCTGCTCTACGCGACCCCGGTGGTGTTCGGTTTCGCGAACTACATCCTGCCGCTGCAGATCGGTGCCCCCGACGTGGCGTTCCCCCGCCTGAACGCGTTCAGCTACTGGCTGTACCTGTTCGGGGCGATCATCGCGACCGCCGGCTTCATCACCCCCGGCGGTGCCGCGGACTTCGGCTGGACCGCCTACGCCCCGCTCAGCTCCGCGGTGAGTTCACCCGGGATCGGCGCGGACCTGTGGATCGTCGGTCTGCTGGTCTCGGGCCTGGGCACCATCCTGGGTGGGGTCAACATGATCACCACCGTCGTGTGCCTGCGCGCGCCGGGCATGACGATGTTCCGGATGCCGATCTTCACCTGGAACATCTTCATCACCAGCATCCTGATCCTGCTGGCGTTCCCGCTGCTGACCGCGGCGCTGCTGGCGCTGCTCGCCGACCGCCAGCTCGGCGCCCACATCTTCGACCCCGCCTCCGGTGGAGTGATGTTGTGGCAGCACCTGTTCTGGTTCTTCGGTCACCCCGAGGTGTACATCATCGCGCTGCCGTTCTTCGGCATCGTCTCGGAGATCTTCCCGGTCTTTTCCCGCAAGCCGATCTTCGGGTACACCGGCCTGATCTACGCCACCCTGGCGATCGCGGCCCTGTCCATCGCGGTGTGGGCGCACCACATGTACGCCACCGGCGCCGTGCTGCTCCCGTACTTCTCGTTCATGACGTTCCTGATCGCCGTCCCGACCGGGGTGAAGATCTTCAACTGGATCGGCACCATCTGGAAGGGGCACCTGACGTTCGAGTCGCCGATGCTGTTCTCGATCGGCTTTTTGGTCACCTTCCTCTTCGGCGGCCTGTCCGGTGTGCTGCTCGCCAGCCCGCCGATCGACTTCCAGGTCACCGACAGCTACTTCGTCGTCGCGCACTTCCACTACGTGGTCTTCGGCACCGTCGTGTTCGCCACGTATGCCGGCATCTACTTCTGGTTCCCGAAGATGACCGGACGCATGATGGACGAGCGGCTGGGCAAGTGGCACTTCTGGACGACGTTCATCGGTTTCCACGGCACGTTCCTCGTCCAGCACTGGCTGGGTAACGAAGGTATGCCCCGCCGGTACGCCGACTACCTGCCCTCGGACGGCTTCACGTTCCTGAACTCGTTTTCGACGATCTTCGCGTTCGTCCTCGGTGCGTCGACGCTGCCGTTCGTCTGGAACGTCTTCAAGAGCTACCGGTACGGCGAGGTCGTGACCGTCGACGACCCGTGGGGCTTCGGCAACTCGCTCGAGTGGGCCACCAGCTGCCCGCCGCCGCGGCACAACTTCACCGAGCTGCCGCGCATCCGCTCCGAGCGTCCCGCGTTCGAGCTGCACTACCCGCACATGATCGCCCGCATGCACGCCGAGGCGCACGTCGGACCCGGCCACGGCGGAAAGCACGCCAGCGCCGTGCTCGAGCAAGAACGCCACGCCCCGCTCACCGACGACGCCACCGGTGGCGTCCGCGGCGACCAGGCCCGGTAG